The genomic stretch ATGCGATGTGGCTCAGAAGAAGGGTACTTTTAGTGAGAGCGAAGGACTGAACAAGTCGTAAGAAGCGTGGGGATGAGCCGAGTTGCATGTTGCGGGCAAGCAAACCGCAACCGGCTCAGAGATACTCAGGCCGTCTGGCGGCGAGATTCCAGTGCATATTTGCCCGGACCAATCAGCATAATCGCCAGTGCCGCGAACAAATAAACCCCGATGCCTTCCGCTGCCCAGGCGCCGACTTTATTGACGGTAAACAGGTTGTCTGCATGCATCAACCAGATGACCATCAGGCTGGTGCCTACCCAGATGATGGCAGACAAGCGGGTAAACAATCCGATGATAATTAGGATCGGTACAATCACTTCTCCGAGGTAAACCCCGTAGGCGAAGAACGCCGGCAGGCCATGTTGCACAAATAACCCCTGAATAAATTCGGTACCGCCATAGATTTTGTGGATACCGTGCAGTAAAAACATAAATCCAAAGCTGACACGAAGAATGAGTTTGCCGAGGTCGTCTTTGTCTAACAGTGAATCCAGCCAATTAACCAGTGCTTGCATAGTGATATCCCCAGTGATTTTTTTCTAACTTAGCATCAGCCGAAAGTCTTGTTGGCTAACAGACCTTGTTGATGATCGTCAATTTTTTCGAATAACTTTGTTGATATGTATCAAACTGAATTATTCCCTTTTATGCACCAGCAGAAATCAGTTCTGCTATCGGTTGATTTAAGTGATTCAGTGCACAGAAATAGTCGTGAGCCGGACAGGTCGCACGGCCCTATCCGTCGGGAGCACAGGCAGGATGCGGAACGTCGGTGTGCTTAATTGTGAGTGAGTCGACATTCCGTTTTGGGTACTGAATCTCAAAAAACTCAGCCGGCAGAGTGAGCTGGTCAGGAAAGCAGCAAACTAGCCCATGTTACGCCGGTTTTCTTTGGCTTCCATCCTGGCGCCGCGATCAAACTCATGAGTACTGTCAGCACTTTCAAACGCCATTTCTTCTTTGAGGCGCTGCTCCAGTTCGATAAACAGTTTAATGTAGTTATTGTCCACGCGCTCTTTGCCCTGGGCCTCACTTAACCAGGCTTGATACAATCCATCTGAATGACTGGCTTCGACTTTTTTGTACACCTTCTTCTGCTGTTCAACCAGATAGGGATGAAAGCCCAGCGCTTTCATGGCCGAAGCGCCGACTTCCAGTGCGGAATGGTAGGTTTCTGATACCGCCAAATCAACGCCGGCCTGACGCAGGCGGTAACCGTGGCCACGGTCAAACGCCCGTGCCAACACTTTGACGTGCGGGTAGGCATGTTTGACATATTTAACCAGTTCGACGCTGCTCTCCTGATTATCAATCGCCACCACTAACATGGTGGCTTCTTCGATTCCCGCTGTGTGTAGCAGGCCCGGGCGGGTCGCATCACCAAAATAGGCGGGGGTATTAATTTGACGCAAGTTGTCTATCTGTGACGCCTGGTGGTCAAGGACCACGGTTTTCACCCCGTTGGCAACCAGAAGACGGTTGACTATCTGACCGAAGCGGCCGCTGCCGGCAATAATGACGGTGCCGTGTTCGTCGATGACATCAGCTTCACGTTGCGGATTGGTTTGCTGTTCAAAGCGCGGCATGATGACTTTATCAAATAAGATAAACAGCCCCGGTGTCAGGAACATAGACAAGGTCACCACCAGCGACAAGACCTGAGCCATTTCGGTAGGCAATACGTGGCGCTGCTCGGTAAAGCTCAGCAGCACAAAACCAAATTCACCGGCCTGCGCCAGGCTGAGGGTGAACAGCCAGCGATTGCTGCCACGAATGCGGAAGATGACCGCCAGCAGATACAGCACAACGGCTTTAAGCAACATGATGGCCAGAGTGGCACCCATGATGACGACAAAGTGACTGAACAGCAGGTCGAACTTAATCCCTGCACCGACCGTAATAAAGAATAACCCGAGCAGCAGGCCTTTAAGTGGTTCAATGTTGGCTTCCAGTTCATGACGAAATTCACTGTTGGCCAGCACGACGCCAGCGAGGAAGGTGCCCAGCGCCGGGGAAAGACCGACCAGGTTCATTAATATCGCAATACCAATCACCAGCATCAGTGCGGTCGCCGTGAAAATTTCGCGCACACCGGCGTTAGCGACAAAACGAAACAGCGGCCGGCTCAGGTAGTGACCTCCGACAACGACAATCGCGATGGCGGCGGTAATGATTAATCCATATGCCCAGCCGGGTAAGTGAGTCATCACTAGCAACTCTTCCGCATGCTGAGCCGCTGTGCTGGCGGCGTTTTGTGCCTGTTCAACCAGCTCCGGCAATGCGAGCAGAGGAATAAAGGCCAGCATCGGGATCACGGCAATGTCTTGGAACAGCAACACAGAAAATGCATTCTGACCACCCTCGGTACGATTGAGGCGTTTTTCGGTGAAGGTCTGCAGCACAATCGCAGTCGAAGAGAGCGACAAAATCAGACCAATGGTCAGTGCGATGGTGTAGGGAATATCAAACAGCAGGCAGCCTGCCATCGTCGCAAGGGCCGTCAACCCAACCTGTAAGCCGCCCAGTCCCAGTAACCGGTGACGCATCGCCCACAAGCGTTGCGGTTCCAGTTCCAGCCCCACCAGAAACAGCATCATTACCACGCCAAATTCGGCAAAATGCTGAATAGCCTGGGTTTCATCACCCACCAAGCCAACAATCGGGCCAATCACCACTCCGGCGATCAGGTAACCGAGCACGGAACCAAGCCCGAACCTTGTTGCCAGTGGAACAGCAATCACCGCTGCAATCAGATAGATAAAGGCCTGGATAAAATAACTTGTCATGCTGGGTGCCGGATTCCTTGTCGGTAAATGGGACTTGATTGTAACGGGCGAAATGCCGGATGACGCAGAGTGCCTGTATTAAGAGTACCTGTATCAATAGTTGTCTAAACCGCCGTGACTGGCAAATGATCTTTACTGTTTTTGTAACACATTGCCAGCTTGAGATCGCGCAGTGAATTCAAGTGATTATCGGTGGGCGGGAAATATGTCAGCAAAAGTTAGCAGTATAAAAATTGTTGTATAAAATCTTTCCTTATTGTGAACAAAAGTGAGACAATGGTCACTCTTTTGTCCTTCTAGTTAAACATCTGGTTGCGTATGACCCACACCGTTTCGGCGGCGAGCAAAAACTCGCGCCACAATCAATATTTGCGTGTCTTTGCTCTGGGCTTTAGTGCCTTTATTTTTAACACCACAGAATTCGTGCCGGTCGGTTTGCTGACTGATATTGCCCGCGATCTGAATGTGCCGGTGGCGTCGGCAGGTTGGATGCTGACCATCTATGCCTGGATTGTGGCTTCAATGTCATTACCTATGATGATGCTGACTAGCCGAATTGAGCGTAAGAAACTGCTGATTGGCGTATTTACCCTGTTTATCGTCAGCCACGGCTTTTCCGTTATTGCCTGGAACTTTGAAACCTTGGTTGCCAGCCGGATAGGAATTGCATTTGCGCACGCTGTTTTCTGGTCAATAACCGCGTCAATTGCGATTCGGGTCGCTCCTGCGGGTAAGAAAACGCTGGCTTTAAGTGTATTGGCGACGGGGACATCGCTGGCGATGGTGCTGGGGGTTCCTCTGGGACGGATTATCGGCCAATGGTTCGGCTGGCGGGTGACCTTTGCTGCTATCGGCATTGTGGCTTTGCTGATTCTGCTTGCTCTGGTGCGTTTATTGCCAGTGATGCCAAGCCTGTTCAGTGGTTCAATGAAGAAACTGCCTGAGCTGCTGCGTAATCCAAAACTGATGGGCTTGTACCTGTTCATCTTCCTGTTGTTCACGGCGCACTATTCCGCCTACAGCTACATTGAACCTTTCGTGAAACAGATCGGCCAGGTAAGTGAGAACTTTACCACCTTGTTACTACTGGTGTTTGGTGGTGCTGGTATTCTCGGCAGTATCATCTTTGGCTACTGGGGTGAGCGTGCTAACACCAAGTTATTGATGAGTAACACCTTCTTACTGCTGCTCTGTCTGGTTGTGCTGATGTGGTCAGTGGGCAACCTGTGGGGCATCAGTGCGCTGTTGGTGGTTTGGGGGA from Vibrio ostreae encodes the following:
- a CDS encoding DoxX family protein codes for the protein MQALVNWLDSLLDKDDLGKLILRVSFGFMFLLHGIHKIYGGTEFIQGLFVQHGLPAFFAYGVYLGEVIVPILIIIGLFTRLSAIIWVGTSLMVIWLMHADNLFTVNKVGAWAAEGIGVYLFAALAIMLIGPGKYALESRRQTA
- a CDS encoding monovalent cation:proton antiporter-2 (CPA2) family protein encodes the protein MTSYFIQAFIYLIAAVIAVPLATRFGLGSVLGYLIAGVVIGPIVGLVGDETQAIQHFAEFGVVMMLFLVGLELEPQRLWAMRHRLLGLGGLQVGLTALATMAGCLLFDIPYTIALTIGLILSLSSTAIVLQTFTEKRLNRTEGGQNAFSVLLFQDIAVIPMLAFIPLLALPELVEQAQNAASTAAQHAEELLVMTHLPGWAYGLIITAAIAIVVVGGHYLSRPLFRFVANAGVREIFTATALMLVIGIAILMNLVGLSPALGTFLAGVVLANSEFRHELEANIEPLKGLLLGLFFITVGAGIKFDLLFSHFVVIMGATLAIMLLKAVVLYLLAVIFRIRGSNRWLFTLSLAQAGEFGFVLLSFTEQRHVLPTEMAQVLSLVVTLSMFLTPGLFILFDKVIMPRFEQQTNPQREADVIDEHGTVIIAGSGRFGQIVNRLLVANGVKTVVLDHQASQIDNLRQINTPAYFGDATRPGLLHTAGIEEATMLVVAIDNQESSVELVKYVKHAYPHVKVLARAFDRGHGYRLRQAGVDLAVSETYHSALEVGASAMKALGFHPYLVEQQKKVYKKVEASHSDGLYQAWLSEAQGKERVDNNYIKLFIELEQRLKEEMAFESADSTHEFDRGARMEAKENRRNMG
- a CDS encoding sugar transporter, whose product is MTHTVSAASKNSRHNQYLRVFALGFSAFIFNTTEFVPVGLLTDIARDLNVPVASAGWMLTIYAWIVASMSLPMMMLTSRIERKKLLIGVFTLFIVSHGFSVIAWNFETLVASRIGIAFAHAVFWSITASIAIRVAPAGKKTLALSVLATGTSLAMVLGVPLGRIIGQWFGWRVTFAAIGIVALLILLALVRLLPVMPSLFSGSMKKLPELLRNPKLMGLYLFIFLLFTAHYSAYSYIEPFVKQIGQVSENFTTLLLLVFGGAGILGSIIFGYWGERANTKLLMSNTFLLLLCLVVLMWSVGNLWGISALLVVWGTALMVACLAMQVKVLNIDTQASDMIMSMFSGIINLGIGAGALIGAKVIHFSSLEMIGYVGAVFALLALVLMATLLKKFPALR